In uncultured Draconibacterium sp., one genomic interval encodes:
- a CDS encoding DUF2817 domain-containing protein codes for MPDTAPSNTIEVIKKTSNHTEAKNILIIGVFHGEEPQGEYVINRYLENENLSETQNHLFFIPCLNPWGKERGVRVNHNGVDLNRNYPTKNWIETDKDENYSGQNPASEIVTQQMIDLLEELKPEIILTLHAPLKCVNYDGPAKELADKIAEFCEYPVIADLGYPTPGSFGTYCGVERNIPIVTLEYDDKEDYESIYSKTEKIFNWLAVY; via the coding sequence ATGCCAGACACAGCACCATCCAACACCATTGAAGTTATTAAAAAAACCTCGAACCACACTGAGGCCAAAAACATTCTGATTATTGGCGTTTTTCATGGGGAAGAACCTCAGGGAGAATATGTAATTAACAGATATCTTGAAAACGAAAATCTTTCTGAGACTCAGAATCATTTGTTTTTTATTCCCTGTTTAAATCCCTGGGGAAAAGAGCGCGGCGTTCGTGTAAATCACAATGGTGTGGATTTAAACCGAAACTACCCGACAAAAAATTGGATCGAAACCGATAAAGACGAAAACTATTCAGGGCAAAACCCAGCTTCGGAAATCGTAACTCAGCAAATGATCGATTTACTGGAAGAGTTAAAACCAGAGATAATTCTAACGCTGCACGCCCCTTTAAAATGTGTGAACTATGATGGCCCGGCAAAAGAGCTGGCGGATAAAATAGCTGAATTCTGTGAATATCCGGTAATTGCCGATTTGGGTTACCCTACTCCGGGATCATTTGGAACTTACTGCGGAGTTGAGCGAAATATTCCTATTGTTACACTTGAATACGACGATAAAGAAGATTACGAAAGTATTTACAGCAAAACAGAAAAGATTTTTAACTGGTTGGCCGTTTATTAG
- the trmD gene encoding tRNA (guanosine(37)-N1)-methyltransferase TrmD translates to MRIDIITVLPEIIESPFSHSIIKRAQDKGLAEIHIHNLRDYSEDKHRRVDDYSFGKGAGMVMAIQPIEKAIETLKAERDYDEIIFTTPDGGVFDQQEANKLSLKKNLIILCGHYKGIDQRIRDTYITKEISVGDFVLTGGELAAAIITDAVVRLLPGVLSDETSALTDSFQDHLLSPPVYTRPAEYKGMKVPEVLLSGNDKLVDDWKHEQAIERTKTLRPDLYKKYLGED, encoded by the coding sequence ATGAGGATTGATATTATAACAGTTTTGCCGGAAATTATTGAAAGTCCGTTTAGTCATTCAATTATTAAACGGGCACAGGATAAAGGACTGGCAGAAATCCATATTCATAATTTACGCGATTATTCGGAAGACAAACACCGACGTGTTGATGATTATTCCTTTGGCAAGGGTGCAGGTATGGTGATGGCTATCCAACCCATTGAAAAAGCCATTGAAACATTAAAAGCCGAACGCGATTATGATGAGATAATTTTCACTACACCTGACGGAGGAGTTTTTGACCAACAGGAAGCCAATAAACTATCGCTAAAGAAAAATTTAATCATTCTTTGCGGACATTATAAAGGTATTGATCAGCGAATTCGGGACACCTACATCACCAAAGAAATATCGGTTGGCGATTTTGTATTGACGGGCGGCGAACTTGCGGCGGCAATAATTACCGATGCCGTTGTTCGCCTTTTGCCAGGAGTACTTTCCGACGAAACTTCTGCCCTCACCGACTCGTTCCAGGACCACCTGTTAAGTCCGCCTGTTTATACACGTCCGGCTGAATATAAAGGCATGAAAGTACCGGAAGTTTTGCTTAGCGGTAACGACAAACTGGTTGATGACTGGAAACATGAACAGGCGATTGAACGAACCAAAACATTGCGTCCCGACTTGTACAAAAAGTATTTAGGAGAAGATTAA
- a CDS encoding Hsp20/alpha crystallin family protein, with the protein MNLVRFENPRYNVNRTLVDELFNNFLKNDYHENYVHNCGTSPATNVFETEKEFKIEVLLPGFVKEDLQLNVHKNVLTVKVEKEEKANDEVYKYARREFGAKNFEKKYRLPKSVDAEKISAKFENGILNIELPKKEEALEKEPVEIKVS; encoded by the coding sequence ATGAATTTAGTAAGATTTGAAAATCCACGTTACAACGTAAACAGAACTTTAGTTGATGAATTATTCAACAATTTCCTGAAAAATGATTACCACGAAAACTATGTACATAATTGTGGTACATCACCGGCAACCAACGTTTTTGAAACAGAAAAAGAATTTAAAATTGAAGTATTGTTGCCAGGTTTTGTAAAAGAAGATCTTCAGTTGAATGTTCATAAGAATGTATTGACTGTTAAGGTTGAGAAAGAAGAAAAAGCAAACGACGAGGTTTATAAATACGCTCGCCGCGAGTTTGGTGCTAAAAATTTCGAAAAGAAATATCGCTTGCCAAAATCGGTTGATGCAGAAAAGATTAGCGCGAAATTTGAAAATGGAATTCTAAATATTGAACTTCCGAAAAAAGAAGAAGCGCTTGAGAAAGAGCCGGTTGAAATTAAAGTGTCATAA
- a CDS encoding PQQ-binding-like beta-propeller repeat protein: MKSQLILFSLLYLFAVSTSEAQNQADDNWMQWRGPLGNGVAIKANPSVEFSETKNLKWKTAIPGRGNATPIVYEDKIVILTAVPTDPSVDPQVSPNVDHNFNVILVNRNDGSIIWEKTVTTEIPEGKIHELSSWASNSPCTDGEFIYAYFGSRGLYCLDFEGNIIWKRDFGTMEKRMNFGEGASPYLYKDRLFIQWDHEGDSHFYALDKKTGKDVWTLDRDEPTSWSTPFVVEANGKTQVIVSATNKITSYDYETGETIWWGKGLTSNVIPVPVYENGIVYLMSGFRGAFLKAVDLAKATGDITDSDAIIWSYDQDTPYTPTPLLMNGKLYFLRGNNGIMTCLDAKDGSILYSKERLEGISTLFSSPSGANGKIYIAAKGICLVVKAGEDFEILASNELDDDFHASPVFVDNQLILRGFESLYCFEEE, translated from the coding sequence ATGAAATCTCAACTGATTCTATTTTCTCTACTTTATCTTTTTGCTGTTTCAACGAGTGAGGCACAAAATCAGGCCGACGACAATTGGATGCAATGGCGTGGTCCGCTTGGTAACGGTGTAGCTATTAAAGCCAATCCTTCGGTTGAATTCAGCGAAACCAAAAACCTGAAATGGAAGACCGCGATACCGGGCAGAGGAAACGCCACTCCGATTGTTTACGAAGATAAAATTGTGATTTTAACAGCTGTTCCAACAGACCCATCCGTCGATCCACAAGTTTCGCCTAATGTTGACCACAATTTTAACGTAATCCTGGTGAACAGAAATGATGGTAGTATTATCTGGGAAAAAACAGTTACGACCGAGATTCCGGAAGGCAAAATACATGAATTAAGCAGTTGGGCTTCCAACTCACCTTGTACTGATGGAGAATTTATATACGCTTATTTTGGATCCCGGGGATTGTACTGCCTCGATTTTGAGGGAAACATCATCTGGAAACGCGATTTCGGAACAATGGAAAAACGCATGAACTTTGGAGAAGGTGCATCGCCATATTTGTACAAAGACCGGCTTTTTATACAATGGGACCACGAAGGTGATTCACATTTTTACGCATTGGATAAAAAAACGGGAAAAGACGTTTGGACACTTGATAGAGACGAACCTACTTCCTGGTCAACACCCTTTGTAGTTGAGGCAAATGGAAAAACACAGGTGATTGTTAGCGCAACCAACAAAATAACTAGTTATGATTACGAAACAGGAGAAACTATCTGGTGGGGAAAAGGATTAACATCCAATGTAATTCCGGTGCCGGTTTACGAAAATGGTATTGTATATCTAATGAGCGGTTTCCGAGGTGCGTTTTTAAAAGCCGTTGACCTCGCGAAAGCTACTGGCGACATTACCGATTCGGATGCCATTATCTGGAGTTACGACCAGGATACACCATACACGCCTACCCCTCTTTTAATGAATGGCAAACTTTATTTTCTTCGCGGCAACAATGGCATTATGACCTGCCTTGATGCAAAAGACGGAAGCATTCTTTACTCTAAAGAAAGACTGGAAGGCATAAGCACTCTTTTTTCATCTCCTTCGGGAGCCAATGGAAAAATTTACATAGCCGCTAAAGGAATTTGTTTAGTAGTAAAAGCGGGTGAAGACTTTGAAATTCTTGCGTCAAACGAATTGGATGACGATTTCCATGCATCGCCGGTTTTTGTTGACAACCAGCTTATTTTAAGAGGATTTGAAAGTTTGTATTGTTTTGAAGAAGAATAA
- a CDS encoding XRE family transcriptional regulator, producing the protein MHFAENLKFLRKRRKKSQMDLATELGLTRTTLSGYEKNVQPPFPVLIKMSEYFNVSLDALIKYRLEVLSEEQLSQIEKGFDVDVTGRKLRLLTISVDKEGKENIEMVPVKAQAGYTNSYGDLDFIASLPKFKLPFLPEDKTYRTFQIQGDSMLPIKEGSWVTCSFAEDWTSIKNGKACIVVTKDEGIVFKLVYKRLEDKKILLVSLNRNYSPYEIPVSQVVEIWQFQTVNSFEIESD; encoded by the coding sequence ATGCATTTCGCAGAAAACCTAAAATTCCTAAGAAAGCGCCGCAAAAAATCGCAAATGGATCTGGCAACAGAGCTGGGATTAACACGCACGACCCTTTCCGGATACGAAAAAAATGTGCAGCCGCCTTTTCCTGTGCTCATAAAAATGTCGGAGTATTTTAATGTATCGCTCGATGCATTGATTAAATACCGGCTGGAAGTTTTGTCGGAAGAACAACTTTCGCAAATCGAAAAAGGATTTGATGTGGATGTTACCGGACGTAAGCTACGACTACTGACAATTTCGGTAGATAAAGAGGGCAAAGAAAACATTGAAATGGTTCCGGTAAAAGCGCAGGCCGGCTACACCAACAGCTATGGCGATCTGGATTTTATTGCATCGCTGCCCAAATTCAAACTTCCATTTCTGCCGGAGGACAAAACATACCGGACCTTCCAGATTCAGGGCGATTCGATGTTGCCCATAAAAGAAGGCTCGTGGGTAACCTGTTCGTTTGCAGAAGACTGGACCAGTATAAAAAATGGCAAAGCCTGTATTGTGGTGACCAAAGATGAAGGTATAGTTTTTAAACTGGTTTACAAACGTTTAGAAGATAAAAAAATCTTACTGGTTTCGTTAAACCGAAATTATTCGCCTTATGAAATTCCGGTTTCGCAGGTGGTGGAAATCTGGCAATTTCAAACCGTAAACAGTTTTGAAATAGAAAGCGATTAA
- the dinB gene encoding DNA polymerase IV, with translation MNRNIVHIDLDTFFVSCERLMNRELIGKPVLVGGVSGRGVVAACSYEARTYGVHSAMPMQMARRLCPEAIVVKGNSSIYSKFSDEITDIIKEGAPLYEKSSIDEFYIDVSGMDKFYGCYKWAQELRERIIDQTHLPISFGLSSNKTVSKVATGEIKPNGYQQIEYGHEKEFLAPLPVKKIPMVGDQTYKMLLSMGIRYVKTIQEMPIELMDKVMGKNGIVLWKKAQGIDNSLVEPYHERKSISSSLTFEKDTIDVQALKKLLLAMAEKLAFYLRNGNKLTSCVTVTVRYSDFDTRTRQKRIPYTSLDHTLIQTTMELFDQLYTRRVLVRLVGVRFSHLVGGSYQMKLFEDDTKLINLYQRMDKIRNRYGQNAVQRASTLGTRGIGQMSNPFNGQPPVIPAHRRM, from the coding sequence TTGAATCGAAATATTGTACATATTGATCTGGACACCTTTTTTGTGTCGTGCGAAAGGCTGATGAACCGTGAGTTGATCGGCAAACCGGTGTTGGTTGGAGGTGTCAGCGGACGGGGAGTGGTGGCGGCCTGCAGTTACGAAGCGCGGACATATGGCGTACATTCGGCTATGCCCATGCAAATGGCACGCCGGCTTTGTCCCGAGGCCATTGTAGTAAAAGGAAACAGCTCCATTTATAGCAAATTCTCCGATGAGATAACCGATATTATTAAAGAAGGGGCACCGCTTTACGAAAAATCATCAATCGACGAGTTTTATATTGATGTAAGCGGAATGGACAAATTTTACGGTTGCTACAAATGGGCACAGGAACTACGCGAACGAATTATCGATCAAACACATTTACCCATTTCTTTTGGGCTGTCAAGCAATAAAACGGTGTCGAAAGTAGCTACGGGAGAAATAAAACCCAATGGTTATCAGCAAATTGAATACGGGCACGAAAAAGAGTTCCTGGCACCGCTGCCGGTGAAAAAAATTCCGATGGTGGGCGATCAGACTTATAAAATGCTGCTGAGCATGGGAATCCGTTATGTGAAAACCATCCAGGAGATGCCCATTGAACTGATGGACAAAGTGATGGGAAAGAACGGGATTGTGTTGTGGAAAAAGGCGCAGGGAATCGATAATTCGTTGGTAGAACCTTACCACGAGCGGAAATCCATTTCGTCGTCGCTGACTTTTGAGAAAGATACCATTGATGTGCAGGCACTGAAAAAACTGTTGCTGGCCATGGCCGAAAAGCTGGCTTTTTACCTGCGCAACGGAAACAAACTAACGTCGTGTGTTACGGTAACCGTGCGTTATTCCGATTTTGATACCCGCACCCGCCAAAAACGCATTCCGTACACTTCGCTCGATCATACGCTAATTCAAACCACCATGGAGCTTTTTGATCAGCTGTACACGCGTCGGGTTTTGGTGCGGCTGGTGGGCGTGCGTTTTAGTCATTTGGTGGGCGGGAGTTACCAGATGAAACTGTTTGAAGACGATACCAAACTGATAAATCTGTACCAGCGTATGGATAAGATTCGCAATCGTTATGGGCAAAATGCCGTGCAGCGAGCTTCAACATTGGGAACACGTGGTATCGGACAAATGAGCAATCCGTTT